In Salvelinus namaycush isolate Seneca chromosome 20, SaNama_1.0, whole genome shotgun sequence, the following proteins share a genomic window:
- the LOC120064760 gene encoding probable G-protein coupled receptor 25, whose translation MYDNDNYFYSDDNDTDLLYNYSYNPTNLGEHSNSSLPHSHIYLPLLYFFMFFTGFLGNLFVIMVMGSRGKRGGRLVDTFVVNLALADLVFVLTLPLWAVSSSQEGHWPFGNLLCKLSSYIISVNRFSNIFFLTCMSVDRYLAVVRLMDSRFLRSSQCVRFTCAVVWLLSLALGTPSLVYRSVRTSNGEPFCLEDEESSFFQGLSLTTVFLTFTLPVFIILLCYSSLLARLRRHCVATGNPHAEARRRHSLKMVFTIIVAFVVSWLPFNIFKTLLIGFRLSGADLSNETQSVLSQGLTLSCCLAFLNSCVNPAIYLLLDHHFRRQAESLFLSCVRKRGLHQGYASSTDFSYNGTSESCGTTASRTHFQSFDQKV comes from the coding sequence ATGTATGATAACGACAACTACTTCTACAGCGATGACAATGACACTGACCTGCTGTACAATTACAGCTACAATCCAACCAACCTTGGGGAGCACTCCAACTCCAGTCTTCCCCATTCTCACATCTACCTGCCACTGCTTTATTTCTTCATGTTTTTCACAGGCTTCCTGGGAAACCTCTTTGTGATCATGGTCATGGGCAGCAGGGGGAAGAGGGGTGGGCGTCTAGTGGATACATTTGTGGTTAATCTGGCGCTGGCGGACCTGGTGTTTGTCCTCACCCTCCCACTGTGGGCCGTCTCCTCCAGTCAGGAGGGACACTGGCCTTTTGGGAACCTCCTCTGCAAACTCAGCAGCTACATCATCTCCGTCAACCGCTTCTCCAACATCTTCTTCCTGACCTGTATGAGCGTGGACCGTTACCTGGCCGTGGTGCGCCTCATGGACTCCCGCTTCCTGCGCAGCAGCCAGTGTGTGCGTTTCACCTGCGCCGTTGTCTGGCTGCTATCCCTGGCTCTGGGTACCCCCTCCCTGGTGTACCGTAGCGTACGTACCTCCAACGGTGAACCCTTCTGTCTGGAGGACGAAGAGTCGTCCTTCTTCCAGGGTCTGAGCCTGACCACGGTTTTCCTGACCTTCACCCTGCCAGTGTTCATCATCCTCCTCTGCTACAGCTCCCTCCTGGCCCGCCTGCGCCGACACTGTGTTGCCACGGGCAACCCCCATGCGGAAGCCCGCCGCCGCCACTCTCTCAAAATGGTCTTCACCATCATCGTGGCCTTCGTGGTGTCTTGGCTTCCCTTCAACATCTTCAAGACCCTCCTAATTGGTTTCAGGCTGTCTGGGGCCGATCTGAGCAATGAGACCCAGTCTGTCCTGAGTCAGGGCCTCACTCTCTCCTGCTGCTTGGCCTTCCTCAACAGCTGCGTGAACCCGGCCATCTACCTGCTCCTGGACCACCACTTCAGACGGCAGGCGGAAAGCCTGTTTCTGAGCTGCGTGCGGAAGCGTGGGCTGCACCAGGGCTATGCCTCGTCCACCGACTTCTCCTACAACGGCACCTCAGAGAGCTGTGGCACAACAGCCTCCAGAACTCATTTCCAATCGTTCGACCAGAAAGTCTGA